Proteins from one Nerophis lumbriciformis linkage group LG08, RoL_Nlum_v2.1, whole genome shotgun sequence genomic window:
- the gstz1 gene encoding maleylacetoacetate isomerase isoform X1, with product MKQMCCDAAQSWSKEKPVLHGYFRSSCTWRVRIALAMKGIEYDQVPVNLIKDGGQQLTEEYKTFNPMQQVPAVEIDGITLSQSLAVIQYIDETRPGPRLLPSEPKKRAQVRMISDLIASGIQPLQNLHVIQKIGAEKVPWAQYFINRGFEALEPILKQTSGKYCVGDEISMADICLVPQVYNAERFKVDIRLYPTIHRLNQSLLEIEAFQVSHPSSQPDTPVELRV from the exons ATGAAGCAGATGTGCTGTGATGCTGCTCAGTCATGGAGCAAAGAGAAG CCTGTCCTCCATGGATACTTCAGAAGCTCCTGCACATGGAGAGTACGAATCG CTTTGGCCATGAAAGGTATTGAATATGACCAAGTGCCTGTCAACCTCATCAAAGATGGAGGTCAGCAG CTCACAGAGGAGTACAAGACTTTCAACCCAATGCAGCAAGTGCCTGCAGTTGAAATTGATGGCATCACCCTCTCCCAGTCA TTGGCAGTGATCCAGTACATTGATGAGACCAGGCCAGGACCTCGCCTTCTGCCATCAGAGCCAAAGAAACGGGCCCAGGTTCGGATGATTAGTGATCTTATTGCTTCCGGGATACAACCTCTGCAG AATCTACACGTGATCCAAAAGATTGGAGCCGAGAAGGTGCCGTGGGCGCAGTATTTCATTAATCGTGGTTTTGAAG CTCTTGAGCCTATTCTCAAGCAAACGTCTGGAAAATATTGCGTCGGTGATGAG ATATCCATGGCTGACATATGCCTGGTTCCACAAGTCTACAATGCAGAGAG GTTTAAAGTGGACATCAGATTGTATCCAACAATCCACAGGCTAAATCAAAGCTTACTTGAGATCGAAGCTTTCCAAGTGAGCCATCCATCTTCCCAGCCAGACACGCCTGTTGAACTGAGAGTATAG
- the gstz1 gene encoding maleylacetoacetate isomerase isoform X2: MRLSCVLLAKPVLHGYFRSSCTWRVRIALAMKGIEYDQVPVNLIKDGGQQLTEEYKTFNPMQQVPAVEIDGITLSQSLAVIQYIDETRPGPRLLPSEPKKRAQVRMISDLIASGIQPLQNLHVIQKIGAEKVPWAQYFINRGFEALEPILKQTSGKYCVGDEISMADICLVPQVYNAERFKVDIRLYPTIHRLNQSLLEIEAFQVSHPSSQPDTPVELRV, from the exons ATGCGCTTGTCCTGTGTTCTCCTGGCAAAG CCTGTCCTCCATGGATACTTCAGAAGCTCCTGCACATGGAGAGTACGAATCG CTTTGGCCATGAAAGGTATTGAATATGACCAAGTGCCTGTCAACCTCATCAAAGATGGAGGTCAGCAG CTCACAGAGGAGTACAAGACTTTCAACCCAATGCAGCAAGTGCCTGCAGTTGAAATTGATGGCATCACCCTCTCCCAGTCA TTGGCAGTGATCCAGTACATTGATGAGACCAGGCCAGGACCTCGCCTTCTGCCATCAGAGCCAAAGAAACGGGCCCAGGTTCGGATGATTAGTGATCTTATTGCTTCCGGGATACAACCTCTGCAG AATCTACACGTGATCCAAAAGATTGGAGCCGAGAAGGTGCCGTGGGCGCAGTATTTCATTAATCGTGGTTTTGAAG CTCTTGAGCCTATTCTCAAGCAAACGTCTGGAAAATATTGCGTCGGTGATGAG ATATCCATGGCTGACATATGCCTGGTTCCACAAGTCTACAATGCAGAGAG GTTTAAAGTGGACATCAGATTGTATCCAACAATCCACAGGCTAAATCAAAGCTTACTTGAGATCGAAGCTTTCCAAGTGAGCCATCCATCTTCCCAGCCAGACACGCCTGTTGAACTGAGAGTATAG
- the gstz1 gene encoding maleylacetoacetate isomerase isoform X3: MSEQPKPVLHGYFRSSCTWRVRIALAMKGIEYDQVPVNLIKDGGQQLTEEYKTFNPMQQVPAVEIDGITLSQSLAVIQYIDETRPGPRLLPSEPKKRAQVRMISDLIASGIQPLQNLHVIQKIGAEKVPWAQYFINRGFEALEPILKQTSGKYCVGDEISMADICLVPQVYNAERFKVDIRLYPTIHRLNQSLLEIEAFQVSHPSSQPDTPVELRV, from the exons ATGTCAGAGCAACCTAAG CCTGTCCTCCATGGATACTTCAGAAGCTCCTGCACATGGAGAGTACGAATCG CTTTGGCCATGAAAGGTATTGAATATGACCAAGTGCCTGTCAACCTCATCAAAGATGGAGGTCAGCAG CTCACAGAGGAGTACAAGACTTTCAACCCAATGCAGCAAGTGCCTGCAGTTGAAATTGATGGCATCACCCTCTCCCAGTCA TTGGCAGTGATCCAGTACATTGATGAGACCAGGCCAGGACCTCGCCTTCTGCCATCAGAGCCAAAGAAACGGGCCCAGGTTCGGATGATTAGTGATCTTATTGCTTCCGGGATACAACCTCTGCAG AATCTACACGTGATCCAAAAGATTGGAGCCGAGAAGGTGCCGTGGGCGCAGTATTTCATTAATCGTGGTTTTGAAG CTCTTGAGCCTATTCTCAAGCAAACGTCTGGAAAATATTGCGTCGGTGATGAG ATATCCATGGCTGACATATGCCTGGTTCCACAAGTCTACAATGCAGAGAG GTTTAAAGTGGACATCAGATTGTATCCAACAATCCACAGGCTAAATCAAAGCTTACTTGAGATCGAAGCTTTCCAAGTGAGCCATCCATCTTCCCAGCCAGACACGCCTGTTGAACTGAGAGTATAG
- the aldh6a1 gene encoding methylmalonate-semialdehyde/malonate-semialdehyde dehydrogenase [acylating], mitochondrial, which produces MASMALRSALKAKVPFKVGRMCYSSSVPTTKLLIDGKFVESNTTEWLDIHNPATNEVIARVPKATQQEMLAAVDSCSKAFTSWSETSILARQQVFLRYQQLIKDNIKELAKSITVEQGKTLADAEGDVFRGLQVVEHACSITSLMLGETLPSITKDMDTYTYRLPLGVCAGIAPFNFPAMIPLWMFPMGMVCGNTYLLKPSERVPTCAMLLAKLLQDAGAPDGTLNIIHGQHDAVNFICDHPSIKAISFVGSNQAGEYIYERGSKNGKRVQSNMGAKNHGVVMPDANKENTLNQLVGAAFGAAGQRCMALSTAILVGEARSWLPELVERTKALRVNAGDQPGADVGPLISPQAKDRVCSLVQSAVDEGAKVLLDGRHVKVTGYEKGNFVGPTIIGNVTPQMKCYTEEIFGPVLVVLEANTLDDAIHLVNENLYGNGTAIFTTNGATARKYTHEVDVGQVGVNVPIPVPLPMFSFTGSRGSFRGDMNFYGKQGIQFYTQIKTITSQWKAEDATLKTPAVTMPTMGR; this is translated from the exons ATGGCCTCCATGGCTTTAAGATCAGCACTCAAAGCGAAG GTTCCATTTAAAGTTGGCCGCATGTGCTACTCTTCTTCGGTG CCCACTACCAAGCTGCTCATTGATGGAAAGTTTGTTGAATCCAACACTACAGAATGGCTTGATATTCACAATCCT GCTACCAACGAGGTGATCGCCCGTGTGCCAAAAGCCACCCAGCAGGAAATGTTGGCTGCTGTGGACTCTTGTTCCAAGGCCTTCACGTCCTGGTCCGAGACCTCCATCCTGGCCCGACAGCAGGTCTTTCTGCGCTATCAGCAGCTCATCAAAGACAACATT AAAGAGCTTGCCAAGTCCATCACAGTGGAACAAGGCAAGACCCTTGCAGACGCAGAGGGGGATGTGTTCAGGGGATTGC AGGTTGTGGAGCACGCCTGCAGCATCACCTCTCTGATGCTGGGTGAAACTCTGCCCTCCATCACCAAGGACATGGACACGTACACATACCGCCTCCCCCTTGGGGTATGCGCTGGCATCGCCCCTTTCAACTTCCCCGCCATGATCCCATTGTGGATGTTCCCTATGGGAATGGTGTGCGGCAACACGTACCTTCTAAAACCTTCCGAGCGGGTACCGACATGTGCCATGCTGCTGGCCAAGTTGCTGCAGGATGCTGGCGCTCCGGACGGGACCCTCAACATTATCCATGGACAACATGACG CTGTAAACTTTATTTGTGACCATCCGAGTATCAAGGCCATCAGCTTCGTTGGCTCCAATCAAGCGGGGGAGTACATTTATGAGAGGGGCTCCAAAAATGGCAAGAGAGTGCAGTCAAACATG GGCGCAAAGAACCATGGCGTGGTGATGCCCGATGCCAACAAGGAGAACACTCTCAACCAACTTGTGGGTGCAGCGTTCGGGGCTGCAGGCCAGCGCTGCATGGCTCTGTCCACGGCCATCCTGGTGGGCGAGGCTCGCAGTTGGCTGCCAGAGCTGGTGGAGCGCACCAAGGCGCTGCGTGTCAATGCAG GAGACCAACCTGGTGCAGATGTGGGTCCACTGATCTCCCCTCAGGCCAAGGACAGAGTCTGCAGTCTGGTCCAGAGTGCAGTGGATGAGGGTGCTAAGGTGCTCCTGGATGGCAGACATGTTAAAGTTACAGGTTATGAGAAGGGCAACTTTGTGGGTCCAACCATCATTGGCAACGTCACA CCTCAGATGAAATGCTACACCGAGGAGATTTTTGGACCTGTGCTGGTCGTTCTGGAGGCCAACACTCTGGATGACGCTATCCATTTGGTCAACGAGAATCTCTACGGAAATGGTACCGCCATCTTCACTACAAACGGGGCCACTGCTCGCAAATACACACATGAGGTGGATGTGGGCCAG GTTGGAGTCAATGTTCCCATCCCAGTGCCACTGCCCATGTTCTCTTTCACGGGATCAAGAGGATCTTTCAGAGGCGACATGAACTTCTACGGAAAACAA GGCATTCAATTCTATACGCAGATCAAAACCATAACCTCACAATGGAAAGCTGAGGATGCTACCCTCAAGACTCCAGCCGTTACCATGCCAACCATGGGACGCTAG